From the genome of Dehalococcoidia bacterium, one region includes:
- the atpF gene encoding F0F1 ATP synthase subunit B, translated as MFGAPLFEEASGIGALGIDLTSLIVYLVNFTVLGLILYFMAYKRIIGMLDSRSDRIRESLEEAERVAQESEEQQKTMQKALDDGRQEGQRVLAEAREAAERYREQQAEQARAESEQILNRAREEIKQERDAALESVRSEFAVLAVSAAEKIVKRSLDINAQQDLIDQVISESNVTKEQI; from the coding sequence GTGTTCGGAGCACCTCTATTTGAAGAAGCGTCAGGGATCGGGGCCCTCGGGATTGATTTGACAAGTTTGATAGTTTACTTGGTCAACTTCACGGTATTGGGCTTGATTTTGTATTTCATGGCTTATAAGCGAATTATTGGAATGCTGGACTCTCGATCAGATCGAATTCGCGAGAGCCTTGAAGAAGCGGAACGTGTAGCTCAAGAATCAGAAGAACAGCAAAAAACTATGCAAAAAGCATTGGACGATGGACGGCAAGAAGGCCAAAGAGTGCTTGCAGAAGCTAGGGAAGCTGCAGAACGTTATAGAGAACAGCAAGCTGAACAAGCGCGCGCCGAATCTGAGCAAATTCTGAACAGAGCTCGCGAAGAGATAAAGCAGGAACGAGACGCAGCTCTTGAAAGCGTGCGCTCAGAGTTTGCCGTGCTTGCCGTGTCGGCTGCCGAAAAAATAGTGAAAAGATCTTTGGACATAAATGCTCAGCAAGATTTAATTGATCAGGTTATTTCTGAGAGTAATGTGACAAAGGAGCAAATCTAA
- a CDS encoding F0F1 ATP synthase subunit delta yields the protein MPKGPTARRYAQALFLLASEKNANQEWLAEIQELRSAFEKKEIKSFLSSPRVKKQSKNEVIDQLKSNFDALLVNFIGLLVARNSVNLLPEIEREYRSLLDSSLGRVSAKVTTAVKLSDRQVNHLSDGLGSSLQKEVIIEQDIDPDIIGGILIRVGDKIIDGSVHSKLESLKLKLLRESIV from the coding sequence ATGCCAAAGGGACCTACAGCCAGGCGGTACGCCCAAGCATTATTCTTACTAGCTTCAGAGAAAAATGCTAACCAAGAATGGCTAGCTGAAATCCAAGAACTCAGGTCAGCTTTTGAGAAAAAAGAGATTAAATCTTTTCTTTCTTCCCCTCGAGTTAAAAAGCAGAGTAAAAATGAAGTTATTGATCAATTGAAATCTAACTTTGATGCTTTGCTGGTGAATTTTATTGGTCTTTTGGTTGCAAGAAATTCTGTAAATCTTCTACCGGAGATTGAACGGGAATATAGGTCTTTGCTTGATAGTAGCCTTGGGCGAGTATCCGCTAAAGTAACAACCGCGGTGAAACTATCAGATAGGCAAGTCAATCATTTATCAGATGGTTTGGGGTCCTCACTTCAGAAAGAAGTCATTATTGAGCAAGATATTGATCCTGACATAATTGGCGGAATTCTGATACGAGTTGGAGATAAGATTATTGATGGTTCGGTGCATTCAAAACTTGAATCATTGAAGTTGAAGCTACTTAGAGAATCGATAGTATAA
- the atpG gene encoding ATP synthase F1 subunit gamma, giving the protein MASVREIRGRIKSVKNTARVTNAMQMVAASKMRRAQEQVVNARPYAQKIQSILTSLMSTHSMDDSDDVHYLLARRDIKKGLLVEITPDRGLAGGLPSNINRASSSFIASQNSPISLLTVGKKGNDFMVRAGHEIIQHFAGFGDRPQMADCTEITAIIAELYSREEIDSVHLAYTRYINTLVQEPVVIQLLPIISTDLDSTASVSSYEYEPDASTVLNMLLPKFLDAQVFQAVLESNASEQSARMVAMRNATDAAEEMVESLTLELNKARQAMITAELLDLVGGVAALEA; this is encoded by the coding sequence GTGGCTAGTGTAAGGGAAATTAGAGGACGAATTAAGAGCGTAAAGAACACTGCTCGTGTTACAAATGCGATGCAGATGGTGGCTGCGTCAAAGATGCGTCGCGCTCAGGAACAAGTAGTTAATGCTAGGCCGTATGCACAAAAGATTCAATCGATTTTGACTTCATTGATGTCTACTCATTCAATGGATGATAGCGATGATGTGCATTACCTTCTTGCAAGACGAGATATAAAAAAAGGTTTGCTGGTTGAAATTACACCTGATCGTGGGCTTGCGGGAGGGCTACCTTCTAACATTAATCGTGCTTCTAGTTCGTTTATTGCGTCACAAAATTCCCCGATCTCATTATTGACTGTTGGGAAAAAAGGGAATGATTTTATGGTTCGCGCTGGACATGAAATCATTCAGCATTTTGCAGGTTTTGGTGATCGTCCTCAAATGGCTGATTGCACTGAAATAACTGCAATCATTGCGGAATTGTATTCACGTGAGGAAATAGACAGTGTTCACCTTGCCTATACAAGATACATTAACACTCTCGTGCAGGAGCCTGTCGTGATTCAGTTGCTACCAATTATTTCGACTGACCTTGACTCTACGGCGAGTGTATCGAGCTATGAGTATGAGCCGGATGCTTCTACGGTTCTTAACATGTTGCTACCTAAATTTTTGGATGCACAAGTATTCCAAGCAGTTTTAGAAAGTAATGCAAGTGAGCAGTCTGCGCGGATGGTAGCAATGCGCAATGCTACAGATGCGGCTGAAGAAATGGTTGAGTCACTTACTTTGGAATTAAATAAAGCCCGCCAGGCAATGATTACAGCAGAGTTGCTTGATCTGGTTGGTGGTGTGGCTGCGCTAGAAGCTTAG
- the atpA gene encoding F0F1 ATP synthase subunit alpha — MTTRGQDIASVLKRQIEEFGGETSLTEVGSVVEVGDGIAQIHGLSQVGFGELLSFPSGVVGLALNLEEDAVGAAIMGSDTDVKEGDLVKASGQVAQIPVGDAVLGRVGEALGNPVDGKGPIKTDGSREIEVVAPNVAIRQAVNTPVQTGIKSIDGMIPVGRGQRELIIGDRFTGKTAIAIDTIINQKGQDLLCIYVAVGQKQSKVAQIQATLEEHGAMEHTVIVTANASDPAPMQYLAPYSGCAIGEEFMASGRDALIIYDDLTKHAWAYRQMSLLLKRPPGREAYPGDVFYLHSRLLERAARLDKEHGGGSLTALPIIETQAGDVSGYIPTNVISITDGQIYLEADLFNSGIRPAVNPGLSVSRVGSSAQTRAVKKVAGRLRLELAQYASLASFAQFGASDLDAVTRGQLERGQRLTELLKQPQYKPNSLGQMVASMYAAVNGYMDDVPVERIREFESLLLGYLETSKTELLQSIEDKKDIDESAESALKEAIQSFKKIFK; from the coding sequence ATGACCACGCGAGGACAGGATATTGCCTCAGTACTTAAGAGGCAGATAGAAGAATTCGGAGGAGAAACCTCTCTTACTGAAGTCGGTTCAGTTGTTGAGGTGGGTGACGGTATCGCACAAATTCATGGATTGAGTCAAGTAGGATTTGGAGAATTATTGTCATTCCCCAGCGGAGTGGTTGGCTTGGCTCTCAACCTAGAAGAAGACGCAGTTGGTGCCGCCATTATGGGTTCAGATACTGATGTTAAAGAAGGGGACCTTGTAAAGGCCAGCGGACAGGTGGCGCAGATACCTGTCGGTGATGCGGTGCTGGGGAGAGTCGGGGAGGCTTTAGGTAATCCTGTCGATGGGAAAGGCCCAATAAAGACAGACGGCTCGCGTGAAATTGAAGTGGTTGCTCCTAATGTTGCAATTCGACAAGCAGTCAACACACCAGTGCAGACTGGTATCAAGTCAATTGACGGAATGATCCCAGTCGGTCGTGGACAAAGAGAATTAATAATTGGAGATAGGTTCACGGGAAAGACTGCGATAGCGATAGATACGATTATCAACCAGAAGGGACAAGATTTACTTTGTATATATGTTGCGGTAGGGCAAAAGCAGAGTAAGGTAGCTCAAATTCAAGCAACACTTGAAGAGCACGGGGCGATGGAGCACACCGTAATTGTCACTGCAAATGCTTCTGATCCAGCCCCAATGCAATATTTAGCTCCTTATTCTGGCTGTGCAATTGGCGAAGAATTTATGGCAAGTGGTAGAGACGCATTGATAATTTATGATGATCTCACTAAGCATGCATGGGCATATCGCCAAATGTCGCTTTTGCTTAAGAGACCTCCTGGTCGAGAAGCGTACCCTGGAGACGTGTTTTATCTGCACAGTAGGTTACTTGAGAGGGCTGCAAGGCTTGATAAAGAGCATGGTGGTGGATCCTTGACAGCTCTGCCGATTATTGAAACCCAAGCAGGAGACGTTTCCGGGTATATACCAACAAACGTAATTTCGATTACAGATGGTCAGATTTACTTAGAGGCCGATCTATTTAATTCAGGTATTCGTCCAGCAGTTAACCCTGGTTTATCTGTTTCACGTGTTGGAAGTTCTGCACAGACGCGGGCGGTTAAAAAAGTTGCAGGACGATTAAGGTTGGAGCTCGCTCAGTACGCTTCACTTGCTTCTTTCGCTCAATTTGGTGCATCGGATCTGGATGCAGTTACCCGAGGTCAGTTGGAGCGAGGGCAGAGATTAACGGAGTTACTTAAGCAGCCTCAATATAAGCCGAATTCCCTTGGTCAGATGGTCGCATCAATGTATGCGGCTGTGAATGGTTATATGGACGATGTTCCAGTTGAGAGGATTAGAGAATTTGAGTCGTTATTACTTGGCTATTTAGAGACATCCAAGACTGAATTATTGCAGTCTATTGAAGATAAAAAAGACATAGATGAATCTGCGGAAAGCGCTTTGAAGGAAGCGATCCAGTCGTTTAAAAAAATATTTAAATAG